One Lachnospiraceae bacterium C1.1 genomic region harbors:
- the rfbF gene encoding glucose-1-phosphate cytidylyltransferase yields MKVVILAGGLGTRISEESHLRPKPMIEIGGHPILWHIMKEYSHFGYNEFIICLGYKQHMVKEFFADYYLYASDVTFDLTTNNMEVHNNSSEPWKVTLVDTGLHTMTGGRVKRVKDYIGDETFMLTYGDGVADVDINALVDFHKKSGKIGTLTAISIDQRFGVLDVREDNLVHEFAEKQEKDSSVVNGGYMVFEPEIFDYIEGDKTVFEKEPLQRLSAEGQLSAFLHNGFWKCMDTQREKEQLEKLWESGQAPWKVWA; encoded by the coding sequence ATGAAGGTAGTAATTCTGGCGGGTGGACTTGGAACAAGGATTTCGGAAGAAAGTCATTTAAGACCTAAGCCGATGATAGAGATCGGAGGGCATCCGATTCTTTGGCATATCATGAAGGAATATTCCCATTTTGGTTATAATGAGTTTATCATCTGTCTTGGATATAAGCAGCATATGGTAAAGGAATTTTTTGCAGATTATTATCTTTATGCTTCTGATGTAACATTTGATCTTACAACAAATAATATGGAAGTTCATAATAATTCTTCTGAACCATGGAAAGTTACTCTCGTAGATACGGGTCTTCATACGATGACAGGCGGCCGTGTCAAGAGGGTAAAGGATTATATAGGTGATGAAACCTTTATGCTTACATATGGTGATGGTGTTGCTGATGTTGACATTAATGCTCTTGTGGATTTCCATAAAAAATCTGGCAAGATCGGTACGCTGACAGCAATTTCCATAGATCAGCGATTTGGTGTACTTGACGTACGTGAAGATAATCTTGTACATGAATTTGCTGAAAAGCAGGAAAAGGATTCAAGTGTTGTAAATGGTGGCTATATGGTATTTGAACCTGAGATATTTGATTATATTGAGGGAGATAAAACTGTCTTTGAGAAAGAGCCATTACAAAGACTTTCAGCAGAGGGACAGCTTTCGGCGTTTCTTCATAATGGATTCTGGAAGTGTATGGATACACAGCGTGAAAAGGAACAGCTTGAGAAACTTTGGGAAAGTGGACAGGCTCCCTGGAAAGTGTGGGCATAA
- a CDS encoding class I SAM-dependent methyltransferase, producing MWIADKWKDYEVIDTSDGEKLERWGKYTLIRPDPQVIWNTEKKAQGWSKCSAHYHRSSKGGGNWEFFDLPEEWTIGYSRLKFNLKPFSFKHTGLFPEQAVNWEWMKEKIRNSGRKIRVLNLFAYTGGATLSCAEAGAHVTHVDASKGMVGWAKENAALSGLDSSSFRWLVDDCGKFVEREIRRGNKYDAIIMDPPSYGRGPKGEIWKIEESIYPFLELTSKILSDHPLFVLLNSYTTGLQPAVLTYMLSTVFSKKFGGHVESDEIGLRVRESGLNLPCGASGRWLND from the coding sequence ATGTGGATTGCAGATAAGTGGAAAGATTATGAGGTTATTGATACATCTGACGGTGAAAAGCTGGAAAGATGGGGAAAATATACACTTATAAGACCTGATCCCCAGGTAATATGGAATACTGAAAAAAAGGCTCAGGGCTGGAGCAAATGCTCGGCACATTATCACAGAAGCTCAAAGGGCGGAGGAAACTGGGAATTTTTTGATCTTCCGGAAGAATGGACGATAGGATACAGCAGGCTTAAATTCAACTTAAAACCTTTTTCGTTTAAGCATACGGGACTTTTTCCTGAACAGGCGGTAAACTGGGAATGGATGAAGGAAAAGATCAGAAATTCCGGAAGGAAGATAAGGGTTCTGAATTTATTTGCATATACGGGAGGGGCAACCTTATCCTGCGCGGAAGCAGGAGCACATGTAACACATGTGGATGCCTCAAAGGGCATGGTAGGATGGGCAAAAGAAAATGCTGCCCTTTCAGGACTTGACAGCTCCTCTTTCAGATGGCTCGTAGATGATTGTGGTAAATTTGTCGAGAGGGAAATACGCCGCGGAAATAAATATGATGCGATAATCATGGATCCGCCTTCATATGGTAGGGGACCAAAGGGAGAAATATGGAAGATAGAGGAGTCTATTTATCCTTTCCTTGAGCTTACATCTAAAATATTATCGGATCATCCGCTTTTTGTTCTTTTGAATTCATATACAACAGGACTTCAGCCGGCAGTTCTTACATATATGCTGTCAACAGTTTTTTCAAAAAAATTTGGTGGTCATGTGGAATCAGACGAAATAGGACTCAGGGTAAGAGAGTCAGGGCTGAATCTCCCATGTGGTGCAAGCGGAAGATGGCTTAATGATTAA
- a CDS encoding sirohydrochlorin cobaltochelatase, with translation MSKSVIILASVGTNILRAKKASYDMIRKDLEQYSGLDLLHVFTDDTTAKAVSTSRHPVYTVENAVETAIRNGADRILVIPVFMTKGELYNELKSRLDFYSDTIEIKIADSVLHDEKSCAECADVLIKIFEFQTYAPEKVYLLVDHGNPYYKGAAMSHLQKSLEDKSIDNVKVIQLKEKDSFGQAVAWLKQKKADETNAQVVIVPLIVAWGDYMADELYNSDDSFMWKLREAGYRSVFTGKGLGEYEEFRAVYRARLDAIKG, from the coding sequence ATGAGTAAAAGTGTTATTATTCTTGCAAGTGTAGGAACAAATATTCTCCGTGCAAAAAAAGCAAGTTATGACATGATACGTAAGGATCTTGAACAGTATTCCGGACTTGACCTGCTTCATGTTTTCACGGATGATACCACGGCAAAAGCGGTATCTACCAGCCGCCATCCTGTTTATACGGTCGAGAATGCTGTTGAGACTGCCATAAGGAATGGTGCTGACAGGATACTTGTGATACCTGTATTTATGACAAAGGGTGAGTTATACAATGAACTTAAGAGCAGACTTGATTTTTACAGTGATACGATAGAAATAAAAATTGCTGATTCCGTGCTTCATGATGAGAAGTCCTGTGCGGAATGTGCCGATGTCCTCATAAAGATTTTTGAATTCCAGACATATGCGCCTGAGAAGGTGTATCTGCTCGTAGATCATGGCAACCCGTATTATAAGGGAGCTGCAATGTCACATCTTCAGAAGAGCCTTGAGGATAAGTCCATTGATAACGTAAAGGTTATACAGCTCAAGGAAAAAGACAGCTTTGGACAGGCTGTAGCATGGCTTAAGCAGAAGAAAGCTGACGAGACAAACGCCCAGGTTGTTATTGTTCCACTTATCGTTGCATGGGGCGATTACATGGCTGACGAGCTTTACAACTCAGATGATTCCTTTATGTGGAAGCTCCGTGAGGCAGGATATCGTTCAGTATTTACAGGCAAAGGTCTGGGTGAATATGAGGAATTCCGTGCTGTATACAGGGCACGTCTTGATGCTATAAAGGGCTGA
- a CDS encoding Hpt domain-containing protein encodes MTVEEFYNNTGGDYEEIIKRLKAPEKVVRFVNMFMKDGNYNDLKAAIEEKNAEAAFKAAHNLKGVSANLSFKKLTAAASDITEALRNGELEKAIEIMPRVSECYELIAALVGEL; translated from the coding sequence ATGACAGTAGAGGAATTTTATAATAATACAGGCGGAGACTATGAAGAGATCATAAAGCGGCTTAAGGCTCCTGAGAAGGTTGTCCGTTTTGTAAACATGTTTATGAAGGATGGAAATTACAATGACCTTAAAGCTGCCATAGAGGAAAAAAATGCTGAGGCGGCTTTTAAGGCTGCACATAACCTAAAAGGAGTATCGGCAAATCTGTCATTTAAGAAACTTACAGCTGCTGCATCCGATATCACAGAAGCTTTGAGAAACGGGGAACTCGAAAAAGCAATAGAGATAATGCCCAGAGTTTCGGAATGTTATGAGCTTATAGCTGCCCTGGTCGGGGAACTGTGA
- a CDS encoding ATP-binding protein yields MNSFAMVTEVFDKTSEIICFFDSEGLIRYMNQSGKNELKAEVMETNIREILPNFFPQDTDIFSFISSQTSEEIKADAYRKNHSCFPVKMKVFIADNISGKEMGICIITDIRDYDLQEKQKKKMEEEMKEVLKAQDTFVANLTHELRTPVNGIKGHINNLKADEEDAGKRRTMNIVLNCCENMEKIIDNLLDYAKIENDKMEIQEEKFSLYKLIDDCINTSISVANEKGLNLTSHIADNVPNEVTGDEFRLSQVINNLINNALKFTSMGHVALEVYKTKQSGKTAELTFFVMDTGIGMSEEDKDKLFKSFTQADGSITRKYGGTGLGLYVCKQIVELMGGHIEVDSEKGKGSTFIFTVNLGCENEDGADGEELTIEDLKSSLIFDREHEDKEEMLEYGNPRNLGIN; encoded by the coding sequence TTGAACAGTTTTGCCATGGTTACAGAGGTTTTTGACAAGACCTCTGAGATAATCTGTTTTTTTGATTCCGAAGGTCTGATAAGATATATGAACCAGAGCGGAAAGAATGAATTAAAAGCAGAAGTGATGGAAACAAACATAAGGGAGATCCTGCCTAATTTTTTCCCTCAGGACACAGATATATTTTCTTTTATATCTTCGCAGACATCGGAAGAGATAAAAGCTGATGCTTACAGAAAGAACCATAGCTGCTTTCCTGTAAAAATGAAGGTTTTTATCGCAGACAATATCTCAGGAAAAGAGATGGGAATCTGCATAATAACGGATATACGGGATTATGACCTTCAGGAAAAACAGAAAAAAAAGATGGAAGAGGAAATGAAAGAAGTCCTTAAGGCACAGGATACTTTCGTTGCGAACCTTACCCATGAGCTCAGAACGCCGGTCAATGGGATAAAGGGACATATAAATAACCTAAAAGCGGATGAAGAGGACGCAGGAAAAAGAAGGACTATGAACATAGTCCTGAACTGCTGCGAAAACATGGAAAAGATCATTGATAATCTTCTGGATTATGCAAAGATTGAAAATGACAAGATGGAAATACAGGAAGAGAAGTTTTCGCTGTATAAGCTTATCGATGACTGTATAAATACTTCCATATCCGTTGCGAATGAAAAGGGACTTAATCTTACAAGTCATATAGCAGATAACGTGCCCAATGAGGTGACAGGTGATGAATTCCGGCTGAGTCAGGTAATTAACAATCTTATCAATAATGCGCTCAAATTCACGTCTATGGGGCACGTGGCGCTGGAAGTCTACAAAACAAAACAATCAGGGAAAACAGCTGAACTTACTTTTTTTGTTATGGATACAGGCATAGGTATGTCTGAAGAAGATAAGGACAAGCTTTTTAAAAGTTTCACACAGGCTGATGGCTCGATAACCAGAAAATATGGCGGGACCGGGCTGGGTCTTTATGTGTGTAAACAGATCGTCGAGCTGATGGGAGGCCATATAGAGGTTGACAGTGAAAAGGGCAAGGGATCGACATTCATATTCACGGTAAACCTGGGCTGTGAGAATGAAGATGGAGCCGATGGTGAGGAACTCACTATAGAAGACCTTAAAAGCTCTCTGATATTTGACAGGGAGCACGAGGATAAGGAGGAAATGCTGGAGTATGGAAATCCCAGAAATCTCGGCATCAATTAA
- a CDS encoding methyl-accepting chemotaxis protein, which yields MEIPEISASIKDIANKTNKNADNSRKMENMVTTMLDDAKMGKAAVDSVNGSMNNISESSHNISKVVKNIDDIAFQTNILALNATVEAARAGVHGRGFAVVAEEVKNLSTLSSKAAHETAELVQHAIDMAEDGTKQVETMTEAISKISEAIETIANVVSEVASSSDEQATAIAQINQAIGQISQVVQTDSATSEECAAAAETLSNHAQNLRDVISGFKLKNAASGFGGNSFGSSGGFSSPSMAMGIGSQDNTNFDNESIISLEGNLGKY from the coding sequence ATGGAAATCCCAGAAATCTCGGCATCAATTAAAGACATTGCTAACAAGACAAATAAAAATGCTGATAATTCCCGCAAAATGGAAAACATGGTCACAACAATGCTTGATGACGCAAAGATGGGTAAGGCAGCGGTTGACAGTGTAAACGGCTCAATGAATAATATAAGCGAATCCTCACACAATATCAGCAAAGTAGTTAAAAACATTGATGATATCGCATTCCAGACAAATATACTTGCCCTTAATGCAACAGTTGAGGCAGCAAGGGCAGGAGTACACGGACGCGGATTTGCCGTTGTTGCTGAAGAAGTCAAGAATCTTTCGACACTTTCCTCAAAGGCTGCCCATGAAACAGCTGAACTTGTACAGCATGCGATAGATATGGCTGAGGACGGAACAAAACAGGTTGAAACAATGACTGAGGCTATCAGCAAGATTTCAGAGGCTATCGAGACTATAGCAAATGTTGTTTCCGAGGTTGCTTCTTCATCAGATGAGCAGGCAACGGCAATTGCACAGATAAATCAGGCAATAGGACAGATTTCACAGGTTGTACAGACGGATTCCGCAACAAGTGAAGAGTGTGCGGCAGCCGCTGAAACACTTTCTAACCATGCGCAGAATCTCCGTGATGTAATATCAGGCTTCAAGCTTAAAAATGCCGCATCCGGTTTTGGCGGAAATTCATTCGGATCATCAGGCGGATTCTCATCACCTTCAATGGCTATGGGTATAGGCTCACAGGATAATACAAATTTTGATAACGAGAGCATAATTTCTCTTGAAGGAAATCTTGGCAAATATTAA
- a CDS encoding response regulator, whose product MAKRILIADDSTFMRTILKKVLENAGYAIAGEAANGLQAVEKYSELHPDLVLLDVTMPELDGIQALRKIISQDPDANCVICSAIGQRWMIVEAIEYGAKDFIIKPFQADRVLTAIGNVIGK is encoded by the coding sequence ATGGCAAAAAGAATTTTAATTGCGGATGATTCAACATTTATGCGTACCATATTGAAAAAAGTTCTCGAAAATGCCGGTTATGCAATAGCAGGTGAAGCAGCTAACGGTCTTCAGGCCGTTGAGAAATACAGCGAACTTCACCCTGATCTTGTTCTCCTCGATGTTACCATGCCTGAACTCGATGGCATCCAGGCGCTGAGAAAGATCATCTCACAGGATCCGGATGCCAACTGTGTCATATGTTCTGCAATAGGTCAGCGCTGGATGATTGTAGAAGCTATCGAATATGGCGCCAAGGATTTTATCATAAAGCCCTTCCAGGCCGACAGAGTCCTTACAGCGATCGGAAATGTAATAGGAAAATAA
- a CDS encoding DUF6033 family protein: MSSISDALNSMMSNNALDGTVKTKKNSQKTVQKTTEEYGTTFGDVNLSDKAKDYYKELRQKYSDMDFVIVSADKKEEAKANLASFGNANKMVVVIGEDEVEAMANDEGLRNKYEGIIEMARQASSTLGKAAESNSDILSYGITADKDGNTSFFAVMNKANESASEKMSEIREKRKEKAEADEKIAEKRSEKADREEKRKAALEKGDVEVLTSNSLEGLLKKISEFSIQKRTDSVESESEKMLGRSIDFSI; the protein is encoded by the coding sequence ATGAGTTCTATATCTGATGCATTAAACAGTATGATGAGCAACAATGCTCTGGACGGCACAGTGAAAACAAAGAAAAACAGTCAGAAAACTGTTCAGAAAACTACGGAAGAATATGGTACCACCTTCGGTGACGTAAATCTAAGTGACAAGGCTAAAGATTACTACAAAGAACTCCGTCAGAAATATTCAGACATGGACTTCGTCATCGTAAGCGCTGACAAAAAAGAAGAAGCAAAGGCAAATCTGGCAAGTTTCGGAAATGCCAACAAAATGGTAGTGGTTATTGGTGAAGATGAAGTCGAAGCCATGGCAAATGACGAAGGTCTCCGTAATAAATATGAAGGCATCATTGAAATGGCAAGGCAGGCTTCCTCAACCTTGGGCAAGGCAGCAGAAAGTAATTCAGACATTCTCTCCTATGGTATCACCGCCGATAAAGATGGCAATACGAGCTTCTTTGCAGTTATGAATAAGGCAAATGAATCAGCTTCTGAAAAAATGAGCGAGATCCGTGAAAAACGTAAAGAAAAAGCAGAAGCAGACGAAAAAATCGCTGAGAAAAGATCTGAAAAAGCTGACCGTGAAGAAAAGCGTAAGGCAGCATTGGAAAAAGGTGATGTTGAAGTTCTTACTTCCAACAGCCTTGAGGGACTGCTGAAAAAGATCAGCGAATTCTCCATCCAGAAACGGACCGACAGCGTTGAGTCAGAAAGTGAAAAAATGCTCGGGCGTTCCATAGACTTCAGCATCTGA
- a CDS encoding methyl-accepting chemotaxis protein, translating into MANNEAKEELKEEITERKLKKSISTLLLSILLPVTIVGIVVIILVITGQAEKTIRSLSFSDLKAETAVNAESLSMVYEDIESKYDKYIEILESTDFESEEKLFEFLEATVYYEDEADFLITVGFEDDSYVLSNHQRLDESWKPSERPWYKQAWEIEGYSNTEPYIDSTTGNLGISIVKKFTLKSGKKGAICIDAYLDNMHDQVAALTPMGSGKSALLDFEHQYIVSFFDEEFEGKAFSEVDDEFVTGAVEYMNQNSNDVAKINTINGKTYIYAVDVPGTSWTLISTVPESATLKELRHFQMISYILMIIIVIVIALIILYTVRNYVAQPVKALARKIEMVSAGDFTAEFKPGKGDEIGLIRDELREYTEKMRTSLREIQSTAEELKKEAEHSKDAAKSMTEQTGEQSNSMQQIQEAMEGMTNAVSELAGNATELAGAVNELTEKGNEANDTVIRLVEQAETGQKDMSSVQDNMDHICDSMDEMNKVVIGVGESAEKITGIVEMIDSIAMQTNLLSLNASIEAARAGEAGKGFAVVAGEIAKLAQDSSESAGKIAEIIHDITEQIRVLSEKSQANVNAISSSAEAVTTAGDTFERIYKELNDTSSTMQNMIKMMGGVDGIASSVAAISEEQSASSEEVTATVENLATSAQRVAEESKGVDESANIVAESAVSIGEELGKFKID; encoded by the coding sequence ATGGCGAATAATGAAGCGAAAGAGGAATTAAAAGAGGAAATTACAGAAAGAAAGCTTAAAAAAAGCATAAGCACCTTACTGCTTTCTATCCTTTTACCGGTAACTATTGTTGGGATAGTGGTCATAATACTGGTCATTACGGGGCAGGCAGAAAAAACGATACGGTCGCTTTCGTTTTCTGACCTGAAGGCGGAAACTGCAGTGAACGCAGAAAGCCTGTCAATGGTGTATGAGGATATAGAATCCAAGTACGATAAATACATTGAGATCCTGGAGTCAACTGATTTTGAATCAGAGGAGAAGCTTTTTGAATTTCTTGAGGCTACTGTGTATTATGAGGATGAGGCAGACTTTCTGATAACAGTAGGATTTGAGGATGATTCCTATGTCCTTTCAAATCACCAGAGGCTTGATGAGAGCTGGAAGCCGAGTGAGAGACCATGGTACAAGCAGGCATGGGAAATAGAAGGATACTCCAATACGGAACCTTATATAGATTCGACTACCGGCAATCTTGGGATTTCAATAGTTAAGAAATTCACCCTGAAATCCGGGAAAAAGGGAGCTATATGTATCGATGCCTACCTTGATAACATGCATGATCAGGTGGCAGCCCTGACCCCGATGGGAAGCGGTAAATCCGCATTACTTGATTTTGAGCATCAGTATATAGTATCGTTCTTTGATGAGGAATTTGAAGGCAAGGCATTTTCGGAAGTGGATGATGAATTTGTAACAGGCGCTGTAGAATATATGAACCAGAATTCTAACGATGTTGCAAAGATCAATACGATCAATGGAAAAACCTATATTTATGCAGTTGATGTACCCGGAACGAGCTGGACTCTGATATCGACAGTTCCTGAGAGTGCTACATTAAAAGAACTCAGGCATTTCCAGATGATATCATATATCCTGATGATAATAATCGTAATAGTCATAGCTCTTATTATTCTTTATACCGTAAGGAATTATGTAGCGCAGCCGGTAAAGGCACTTGCAAGGAAGATCGAGATGGTTTCTGCAGGAGACTTTACTGCTGAGTTTAAGCCCGGAAAGGGTGATGAGATCGGACTTATCAGGGATGAACTAAGGGAATATACTGAAAAGATGAGGACTTCTTTGCGAGAGATACAGTCCACAGCTGAAGAACTTAAAAAAGAAGCGGAACACAGTAAAGATGCAGCAAAGAGCATGACTGAGCAGACTGGTGAGCAGTCCAACTCCATGCAGCAGATCCAGGAAGCCATGGAGGGCATGACAAATGCTGTAAGCGAGCTTGCAGGTAATGCTACAGAGCTTGCCGGTGCGGTCAATGAGCTTACAGAAAAAGGAAATGAAGCTAATGACACTGTTATCAGACTTGTAGAGCAGGCCGAGACAGGACAGAAGGATATGTCTTCTGTTCAGGATAACATGGATCATATCTGTGATTCCATGGATGAAATGAATAAGGTTGTTATCGGTGTAGGAGAATCTGCTGAAAAGATCACCGGAATCGTTGAAATGATCGATTCCATAGCAATGCAGACGAACCTTCTGTCGCTCAATGCTTCAATAGAGGCGGCAAGAGCAGGAGAAGCAGGAAAGGGATTTGCTGTAGTTGCTGGTGAAATAGCAAAACTTGCACAGGACAGCTCTGAATCAGCCGGAAAGATCGCAGAGATCATTCACGATATTACAGAGCAGATAAGAGTTCTTTCGGAGAAATCACAGGCAAATGTTAATGCGATCTCCTCCAGCGCAGAAGCGGTCACAACTGCAGGAGATACTTTTGAAAGAATTTACAAAGAACTCAATGATACAAGCTCGACCATGCAGAATATGATCAAGATGATGGGCGGAGTTGACGGAATAGCATCTTCGGTAGCTGCTATTTCAGAGGAACAGTCAGCAAGTTCGGAAGAAGTTACTGCCACTGTTGAAAATCTTGCAACCAGTGCACAGAGAGTTGCAGAAGAGAGCAAGGGTGTTGATGAAAGCGCAAATATTGTAGCTGAATCTGCTGTATCTATTGGTGAAGAACTCGGAAAATTCAAGATCGACTGA
- the pgeF gene encoding peptidoglycan editing factor PgeF, with amino-acid sequence MTDITAIKKRIEADNINRKKEKQIIFNIEKSTPFLEIEGMKLKGIKHGFSSRLGGVSSGIYESMNLGLRLDDERDKVIENYRRLSDAIGIDYREISCPDQQHHANVLEVTEKDAGNGIITELTHFDADAQITDKKGVALVVYSADCVPILFADPVKKVIASAHAGWRGTVAGIAAKTVEKMQERYGSDPADIRACIGPSIGPSNYEVDDTVIKALEECRYIDMSNENISKTAIEDSSNDDFAMTVKGRRDSSEKDLYRLYYTVKTKNRYMLDLWSINELILYNAGVSREHIYNTRLCTMDNHDIFFSHRYTGGKRGLNAGIIALA; translated from the coding sequence ATGACAGATATTACGGCAATAAAAAAACGCATAGAAGCTGATAACATAAACAGAAAAAAAGAAAAGCAAATAATATTCAATATAGAAAAAAGCACTCCTTTTTTGGAAATAGAAGGAATGAAGCTCAAAGGTATAAAACATGGATTCAGTAGCAGGCTTGGTGGTGTAAGCAGTGGGATTTATGAAAGTATGAACTTAGGCTTAAGGCTTGATGATGAGAGGGATAAGGTAATTGAAAATTACAGACGTCTTTCGGACGCTATAGGAATTGACTATAGAGAAATCTCCTGTCCTGACCAGCAGCATCATGCAAATGTTTTAGAGGTTACTGAGAAGGATGCTGGAAATGGAATAATTACAGAGCTCACCCATTTCGATGCGGATGCCCAGATCACAGATAAAAAGGGCGTTGCTCTTGTGGTTTATTCGGCAGACTGTGTTCCGATATTATTTGCAGATCCGGTAAAAAAAGTCATTGCCTCGGCTCATGCCGGATGGCGTGGAACTGTTGCAGGGATCGCAGCGAAGACGGTAGAGAAAATGCAGGAACGATATGGATCTGATCCGGCGGATATACGCGCATGTATCGGACCATCAATAGGACCTTCAAATTATGAGGTTGATGATACAGTTATAAAAGCTTTGGAGGAATGCAGATATATTGATATGTCAAATGAGAATATTTCAAAAACTGCAATAGAAGATTCATCAAACGATGATTTTGCCATGACAGTAAAGGGAAGAAGAGATTCTTCTGAAAAAGATCTTTACAGGCTTTATTACACTGTAAAAACAAAAAACAGATATATGCTTGACCTCTGGAGTATAAATGAACTGATATTATACAATGCGGGAGTTAGCAGAGAGCACATATATAATACAAGGCTCTGCACCATGGATAATCATGATATCTTCTTTTCGCACAGATACACGGGTGGAAAAAGAGGCTTGAATGCCGGGATCATAGCATTGGCTTAA
- a CDS encoding DUF2971 domain-containing protein, whose amino-acid sequence MELWEYELRNDIFEAYLTNNQQLANSLTAELVSRKGVGFFYRYRSLDMAEISAIRFDQIYLCRAIRFAKSGEGDWALFKSYVACFTDRRFSLSMWSDYANEARGICLEYSADDIARFATDNGLLFSPVRYSDIPPVNTSSQYQNVMSMMSKPRIESDEYEWRLWKVDLRSNDIGKLMSSIKPRKIYVGRNMDRDSGLYDELEEVAEEKEIELI is encoded by the coding sequence ATGGAACTTTGGGAATATGAGCTTCGAAATGATATTTTTGAAGCTTACCTTACTAATAATCAGCAGCTTGCAAATTCATTGACGGCAGAGCTCGTTTCCAGAAAGGGAGTGGGATTCTTTTACCGCTACCGTTCACTTGATATGGCAGAAATCTCTGCCATACGTTTTGATCAGATATATCTTTGCAGGGCAATTCGATTTGCTAAGAGCGGAGAGGGAGACTGGGCGCTTTTCAAAAGTTATGTGGCATGTTTTACAGACAGACGTTTTTCATTAAGTATGTGGAGCGATTATGCCAATGAGGCAAGGGGCATCTGCCTCGAATATTCTGCAGATGATATTGCGAGATTTGCTACAGATAACGGACTGCTTTTTTCACCGGTACGATATTCCGATATCCCGCCTGTAAATACTTCGAGTCAGTATCAGAATGTAATGTCTATGATGTCAAAACCGAGGATCGAATCGGATGAATATGAATGGCGTTTGTGGAAAGTAGATCTTCGTTCTAATGATATTGGAAAGCTTATGTCATCGATCAAACCGAGAAAAATCTATGTCGGAAGAAATATGGACAGAGATTCAGGTCTCTATGATGAATTGGAAGAAGTAGCTGAAGAAAAAGAAATAGAACTTATATAA